One genomic region from Onychostoma macrolepis isolate SWU-2019 chromosome 23, ASM1243209v1, whole genome shotgun sequence encodes:
- the nfascb gene encoding neurofascin isoform X3, protein MWLEILSYINLRVSKARTWLKEYLEPVSVVVGLPLILPCNPPVGPPKPDTYWLNSTMAPIRQDRRVSKAENGDLYFSSIVADDALTNYVCVARFPFTNTIQQKPPLILQVLTARMAAHTAPKFLKPKGTISTTIAMLGEELILECFAAGVPTPFIKWTKDWEEMSMTGKKLENFNKTLKIKNVSMDDGGDYICTASNRMGSLDHVITVRVKSVPFWVEKPESLVLSRDDSGSIVCRADGIPRPQIQWLVNGEPISDAPKSPGRQVSGDTLTFRAVVPDSAAVFQCNASNQYGYIMANAFLAVMDMRPRLLGPRDELIKTTEGNHTHLDCPYFGSPQPDLRWSKGGLGTLEGSRHIILPNGTLEIRNTKLQDQGSYVCVASNVIGRDEKEVQLEVKEPIKIIRAPHNTVVIRGSLARFDCKIKFDPTLDVTVTWLKDKKFLILGRRMTKDEDSLSIADVYRRDEGVYTCRVKSELEEVTASAKLTVMDRPDPPSDLEISDPSERSVRLTWVPGLSNHSPVKEYLVQYTEDLLADYWLLPSGWRNLSSYPGNLNSVILQLTPFVEYRFRVIAVNGIGPSKPSWPSEYYQTGGAVPDAIPRNIQGMGSGVFRNNMEISWEPLEYREWNGPKLGYMVWWRRRDSREEWKNYTTYWWCSYIIYDTDTFTPYEIKVQAVNFFGYGPESPVVIGYSGEDRPVAAPSDLEVSDIEDSTLTVHWEPVSRADIMGEIKEYKVYYWRESSRLPWHIVSRRIKTKSFKANGPRLSGTLTGLVPYSNYRMYIVVANNRYEGPPSNTIEFQTPEGVPSIPRSFRIMHRHYDTIYLDWEEPAEPNGILTGYILKYQTLNVTLADRIQVEYIPPNITYFSLRRFDRYTRYKFSLAAQTEVGVGEAFTEESPHFTTEEYTRDQVDIVTQGWFIGLMCAVALLVLIMLVVFFIKRSRGGKYPVRDKRDFALETLDDRENGTFDYRSLERITRVPTMPYTRREEESRQGRSQGAVEHIGRRTNSDDSLMEYGEGEEIEFNEDGSFIGEYTGVSKRNMDRSPYHDSSEPTSPVAIYSFA, encoded by the exons ATGTGGCTCGAGATCCTCAG TTACATCAATCTGCGTGTCTCCA AGGCCCGTACATGGTTGAAGGAGTATCTGGAGCCAGTCTCAGTGGTGGTTGGACTTCCTCTCATCCTTCCCTGCAATCCTCCTGTAGGTCCTCCAAAACCTGACACTTACTGGCTGAACAGCA CCATGGCACCAATCCGTCAGGACCGTCGAGTATCAAAGGCAGAGAATGGAGATCTGTACTTCTCCAGTATTGTAGCAGATGATGCACTTACAAACTATGTCTGTGTTGCGCGGTTCCCCTTCACAAACACCATCCAGCAGAAACCGCCCCTCATTCTGCAGGTGCTTACAG CTCGCATGGCAGCCCATACGGCACCCAAGTTTTTGAAACCCAAAGGAACCATCAGCACAACCATTGCAATGCTGGGGGAAGAGCTTATTTTGGAGTGTTTTGCTGCTGGAGT TCCGACTCCCTTCATCAAATGGACTAAAGATTGGGAGGAGATGTCCATGACAGGAAAGAAGTTGGAAAACTTTAATAAGACACTTAAAATAAAGAACGTCTCTATGGATGATGGAGGAGACTACATCTGCACCGCTTCAAACAGGATGGGCAGCCTGGACCACGTCATCACTGTCAGGGTCAAAT CGGTTCCATTCTGGGTGGAGAAGCCTGAGAGTCTGGTTTTGTCTCGTGATGACAGCGGTAGTATAGTGTGTAGAGCTGATGGAATTCCTCGACCCCAGATACAGTGGCTGGTTAATGGAGAGCCAATCAGTG ATGCTCCTAAGAGTCCAGGCAGACAGGTTTCAGGAGACACtttgacattcagggctgtggTTCCAGACAGCGCTGCTGTGTTCCAATGCAATGCTTCAAACCAGTACGGCTATATCATGGCAAACGCTTTCTTGGCTGTAATGG ATATGAGACCTCGCCTGTTAGGTCCCAGAGATGAACTCATTAAAACAACTGAAGGCAATCATACTCATTTAGACTGCCCATATTTTGGGTCTCCGCAACCTGACCTGCGTTG GTCAAAAGGAGGACTAGGTACCTTAGAGGGAAGTCGTCATATAATTCTTCCAAATGGTACACTGGAAATCAGAAATACAAAGCTACAAGATCAGGGAAGCTATGTGTGTGTTGCCAGCAACGTCATTGGACGAGATGAGAAGGAGGTCCAAttagaggtcaaag agcCAATTAAAATCATCCGTGCCCCACACAATACTGTAGTCATAAGAGGAAGTCTGGCTCGCTTTGATTGTAAGATTAAATTTGACCCGACTCTGGATGTCACTGTCACTTGGCTTAAGGACAAGAAGTTCTTGATCTTAGGAAGGAG AATGACCAAGGATGAGGATTCTCTGAGCATTGCTGACGTGTACAGAAGAGATGAAGGCGTCTACACCTGCAGGGTTAAAAGTGAACTGGAGGAGGTCACTGCCTCAGCCAAACTCACTGTGATGG ATCGTCCAGACCCGCCCAGTGACCTAGAGATATCAGACCCATCAGAGAGGAGCGTTAGACTCACCTGGGTACCAGGACTGAGCAACCACAGTCCTGTTAAAg AGTACCTGGTTCAATATACCGAAGATCTCCTTGCAGACTATTGGCTGCTGCCAAGCGGCTGGAGGAACCTGTCCAGCTACCCAGGGAACCTAAACTCTGTCATTTTACAGCTGACACCGTTTGTAGAGTACAGATTCCGGGTCATCGCTGTAAACGGTATAGGTCCCAGTAAACCCAGCTGGCCATCTGAATACTACCAGACAGGAGGAGCTG TGCCTGATGCCATCCCAAGAAACATCCAAGGAATGGGAAGTGGAGTGTTCAGAAATAACATGGAGATCAGCTGGGAG CCACTGGAGTACAGAGAATGGAATGGACCGAAACTGGGCTACATGGTTTGGTGGAGACGAAGGGATTCAAGGGAGGAGTGGAAGAACTATACAACATACTGGTGGTGTAGCTACATCATCTATGACACTGACACCTTCACACCCTATGAGATTAAAGTTCAGGCCGTCAACTTCTTCGGCTATGGCCCAGAATCCCCTGTTGTGATTGGCTACTCTGGGGAGGACC GTCCTGTTGCCGCTCCATCTGACCTGGAAGTGTCAGACATCGAGGACTCAACGCTGACAGTCCATTGGGAACCAGTGTCACGAGCTGACATCATGGGTGAAATAAAGGAGTACAAA GTTTATTATTGGAGAGAGAGCAGTCGCCTGCCCTGGCACATTGTGAGCAGGAGGATTAAGACCAAGAGTTTTAAAGCTAATGGACCTCGTTTGTCTGGGACCCTGACTGGTCTTGTACCGTATAGTAACTACAGGATGTATATTGTAGTGGCCAATAATCGCTATGAGGGTCCGCCCAGTAACACCATTGAGTTTCAGACACCTGAAGGAG TGCCCTCAATTCCCAGATCATTCAGAATCATGCACCGGCACTATGACACCATTTACCTGGACTGGGAAGAACCTGCAGAACCCAATGGCATTCTGACCGGATATATTCTCAAATATCAGACAT TGAACGTCACTCTGGCTGACAGAATCCAGGTTGAATACATTCCTCCGAACATCACCTATTTCTCCCTGCGGCGATTTGACCGTTACACGCGATACAAGTTCTCACTGGCAGCACAAACCGAGGTTGGAGTCGGGGAGGCGTTCACAGAGGAATCACCCCATTTTACAACTGAGG AATATACCCGGGATCAAGTGGACATTGTGACGCAGGGTTGGTTCATTGGCTTAATGTGTGCAGTCGCTCTCCTCGTTCTTATCATGCTCGTAGTCTTTTTCATCAAGAGGAGCCGAGGAGGAAAGTACCCAG tGCGGGACAAGAGGGACTTTGCACTGGAGACATTGGATGATAGAGAGAATGGAACGTTTGATTACAG GTCTCTTGAGAG GATAACACGAGTGCCCACAATGCCCTATACCAGACG TGAGGAAGAAAGTCGACAGGGACGAAGTCAAGGTGCGGTCGAGCACATTGGCAGGAGAACGAACAGTGACGACAGCCTCATGGAGTACGGTGAGGGCGAAGAGATCGAGTTTAACGAGGATGGCTCCTTCATCGGCGAGTACACAGGCGTCAGTAAGAGGAACATGGACAGGAGCCCGTACCATGACAGCTCTGAACCCACGTCTCCGGTGGCCATCTACTCTTTTGCTTAG
- the nfascb gene encoding neurofascin isoform X1 → MRALKCWRILAILTILQQTWILAMEIPPDVRQPPMIFKESPQDYIVDPVDPIVVECEATGNPPPVFTWTRNGVYLNVARDPQVSMRWRSGTLEIFFYGRPDDYEGVYQCTATNEFGSALSSYINLRVSKARTWLKEYLEPVSVVVGLPLILPCNPPVGPPKPDTYWLNSTMAPIRQDRRVSKAENGDLYFSSIVADDALTNYVCVARFPFTNTIQQKPPLILQVLTARMAAHTAPKFLKPKGTISTTIAMLGEELILECFAAGVPTPFIKWTKDWEEMSMTGKKLENFNKTLKIKNVSMDDGGDYICTASNRMGSLDHVITVRVKSVPFWVEKPESLVLSRDDSGSIVCRADGIPRPQIQWLVNGEPISDAPKSPGRQVSGDTLTFRAVVPDSAAVFQCNASNQYGYIMANAFLAVMDMRPRLLGPRDELIKTTEGNHTHLDCPYFGSPQPDLRWSKGGLGTLEGSRHIILPNGTLEIRNTKLQDQGSYVCVASNVIGRDEKEVQLEVKEPIKIIRAPHNTVVIRGSLARFDCKIKFDPTLDVTVTWLKDKKFLILGRRMTKDEDSLSIADVYRRDEGVYTCRVKSELEEVTASAKLTVMDRPDPPSDLEISDPSERSVRLTWVPGLSNHSPVKEYLVQYTEDLLADYWLLPSGWRNLSSYPGNLNSVILQLTPFVEYRFRVIAVNGIGPSKPSWPSEYYQTGGAVPDAIPRNIQGMGSGVFRNNMEISWEPLEYREWNGPKLGYMVWWRRRDSREEWKNYTTYWWCSYIIYDTDTFTPYEIKVQAVNFFGYGPESPVVIGYSGEDRPVAAPSDLEVSDIEDSTLTVHWEPVSRADIMGEIKEYKVYYWRESSRLPWHIVSRRIKTKSFKANGPRLSGTLTGLVPYSNYRMYIVVANNRYEGPPSNTIEFQTPEGVPSIPRSFRIMHRHYDTIYLDWEEPAEPNGILTGYILKYQTLNVTLADRIQVEYIPPNITYFSLRRFDRYTRYKFSLAAQTEVGVGEAFTEESPHFTTEEYTRDQVDIVTQGWFIGLMCAVALLVLIMLVVFFIKRSRGGKYPVRDKRDFALETLDDRENGTFDYRSLERITRVPTMPYTRREEESRQGRSQGAVEHIGRRTNSDDSLMEYGEGEEIEFNEDGSFIGEYTGVSKRNMDRSPYHDSSEPTSPVAIYSFA, encoded by the exons ATGAGAGCCCTGAAGTGTTGGAGGATTCTTGCCATACTTACTATCCTACAGCAAACATGGATTTTAGCCATGGAAATTCCTCCTGATG TCAGGCAGCCTCCAATGATCTTTAAAGAGAGTCCTCAAGACTACATAGTAGATCCAGTTGACCCTATTGTAGTGGAGTGTGAAGCAACAGGGAATCCACCTCCAGT CTTCACATGGACACGTAATGGAGTGTACCTGAATGTGGCTCGAGATCCTCAGGTCAGCATGAGGTGGCGTTCTGGCACATTAGAGATTTTTTTCTATGGTCGTCCTGATGACTATGAGGGTGTCTATCAGTGCACGGCGACTAATGAGTTTGGCTCTGCTCTGTCCAGTTACATCAATCTGCGTGTCTCCA AGGCCCGTACATGGTTGAAGGAGTATCTGGAGCCAGTCTCAGTGGTGGTTGGACTTCCTCTCATCCTTCCCTGCAATCCTCCTGTAGGTCCTCCAAAACCTGACACTTACTGGCTGAACAGCA CCATGGCACCAATCCGTCAGGACCGTCGAGTATCAAAGGCAGAGAATGGAGATCTGTACTTCTCCAGTATTGTAGCAGATGATGCACTTACAAACTATGTCTGTGTTGCGCGGTTCCCCTTCACAAACACCATCCAGCAGAAACCGCCCCTCATTCTGCAGGTGCTTACAG CTCGCATGGCAGCCCATACGGCACCCAAGTTTTTGAAACCCAAAGGAACCATCAGCACAACCATTGCAATGCTGGGGGAAGAGCTTATTTTGGAGTGTTTTGCTGCTGGAGT TCCGACTCCCTTCATCAAATGGACTAAAGATTGGGAGGAGATGTCCATGACAGGAAAGAAGTTGGAAAACTTTAATAAGACACTTAAAATAAAGAACGTCTCTATGGATGATGGAGGAGACTACATCTGCACCGCTTCAAACAGGATGGGCAGCCTGGACCACGTCATCACTGTCAGGGTCAAAT CGGTTCCATTCTGGGTGGAGAAGCCTGAGAGTCTGGTTTTGTCTCGTGATGACAGCGGTAGTATAGTGTGTAGAGCTGATGGAATTCCTCGACCCCAGATACAGTGGCTGGTTAATGGAGAGCCAATCAGTG ATGCTCCTAAGAGTCCAGGCAGACAGGTTTCAGGAGACACtttgacattcagggctgtggTTCCAGACAGCGCTGCTGTGTTCCAATGCAATGCTTCAAACCAGTACGGCTATATCATGGCAAACGCTTTCTTGGCTGTAATGG ATATGAGACCTCGCCTGTTAGGTCCCAGAGATGAACTCATTAAAACAACTGAAGGCAATCATACTCATTTAGACTGCCCATATTTTGGGTCTCCGCAACCTGACCTGCGTTG GTCAAAAGGAGGACTAGGTACCTTAGAGGGAAGTCGTCATATAATTCTTCCAAATGGTACACTGGAAATCAGAAATACAAAGCTACAAGATCAGGGAAGCTATGTGTGTGTTGCCAGCAACGTCATTGGACGAGATGAGAAGGAGGTCCAAttagaggtcaaag agcCAATTAAAATCATCCGTGCCCCACACAATACTGTAGTCATAAGAGGAAGTCTGGCTCGCTTTGATTGTAAGATTAAATTTGACCCGACTCTGGATGTCACTGTCACTTGGCTTAAGGACAAGAAGTTCTTGATCTTAGGAAGGAG AATGACCAAGGATGAGGATTCTCTGAGCATTGCTGACGTGTACAGAAGAGATGAAGGCGTCTACACCTGCAGGGTTAAAAGTGAACTGGAGGAGGTCACTGCCTCAGCCAAACTCACTGTGATGG ATCGTCCAGACCCGCCCAGTGACCTAGAGATATCAGACCCATCAGAGAGGAGCGTTAGACTCACCTGGGTACCAGGACTGAGCAACCACAGTCCTGTTAAAg AGTACCTGGTTCAATATACCGAAGATCTCCTTGCAGACTATTGGCTGCTGCCAAGCGGCTGGAGGAACCTGTCCAGCTACCCAGGGAACCTAAACTCTGTCATTTTACAGCTGACACCGTTTGTAGAGTACAGATTCCGGGTCATCGCTGTAAACGGTATAGGTCCCAGTAAACCCAGCTGGCCATCTGAATACTACCAGACAGGAGGAGCTG TGCCTGATGCCATCCCAAGAAACATCCAAGGAATGGGAAGTGGAGTGTTCAGAAATAACATGGAGATCAGCTGGGAG CCACTGGAGTACAGAGAATGGAATGGACCGAAACTGGGCTACATGGTTTGGTGGAGACGAAGGGATTCAAGGGAGGAGTGGAAGAACTATACAACATACTGGTGGTGTAGCTACATCATCTATGACACTGACACCTTCACACCCTATGAGATTAAAGTTCAGGCCGTCAACTTCTTCGGCTATGGCCCAGAATCCCCTGTTGTGATTGGCTACTCTGGGGAGGACC GTCCTGTTGCCGCTCCATCTGACCTGGAAGTGTCAGACATCGAGGACTCAACGCTGACAGTCCATTGGGAACCAGTGTCACGAGCTGACATCATGGGTGAAATAAAGGAGTACAAA GTTTATTATTGGAGAGAGAGCAGTCGCCTGCCCTGGCACATTGTGAGCAGGAGGATTAAGACCAAGAGTTTTAAAGCTAATGGACCTCGTTTGTCTGGGACCCTGACTGGTCTTGTACCGTATAGTAACTACAGGATGTATATTGTAGTGGCCAATAATCGCTATGAGGGTCCGCCCAGTAACACCATTGAGTTTCAGACACCTGAAGGAG TGCCCTCAATTCCCAGATCATTCAGAATCATGCACCGGCACTATGACACCATTTACCTGGACTGGGAAGAACCTGCAGAACCCAATGGCATTCTGACCGGATATATTCTCAAATATCAGACAT TGAACGTCACTCTGGCTGACAGAATCCAGGTTGAATACATTCCTCCGAACATCACCTATTTCTCCCTGCGGCGATTTGACCGTTACACGCGATACAAGTTCTCACTGGCAGCACAAACCGAGGTTGGAGTCGGGGAGGCGTTCACAGAGGAATCACCCCATTTTACAACTGAGG AATATACCCGGGATCAAGTGGACATTGTGACGCAGGGTTGGTTCATTGGCTTAATGTGTGCAGTCGCTCTCCTCGTTCTTATCATGCTCGTAGTCTTTTTCATCAAGAGGAGCCGAGGAGGAAAGTACCCAG tGCGGGACAAGAGGGACTTTGCACTGGAGACATTGGATGATAGAGAGAATGGAACGTTTGATTACAG GTCTCTTGAGAG GATAACACGAGTGCCCACAATGCCCTATACCAGACG TGAGGAAGAAAGTCGACAGGGACGAAGTCAAGGTGCGGTCGAGCACATTGGCAGGAGAACGAACAGTGACGACAGCCTCATGGAGTACGGTGAGGGCGAAGAGATCGAGTTTAACGAGGATGGCTCCTTCATCGGCGAGTACACAGGCGTCAGTAAGAGGAACATGGACAGGAGCCCGTACCATGACAGCTCTGAACCCACGTCTCCGGTGGCCATCTACTCTTTTGCTTAG
- the nfascb gene encoding neurofascin isoform X2, whose translation MRALKCWRILAILTILQQTWILAMEIPPDVRQPPMIFKESPQDYIVDPVDPIVVECEATGNPPPVFTWTRNGVYLNVARDPQVSMRWRSGTLEIFFYGRPDDYEGVYQCTATNEFGSALSSYINLRVSKARTWLKEYLEPVSVVVGLPLILPCNPPVGPPKPDTYWLNSTMAPIRQDRRVSKAENGDLYFSSIVADDALTNYVCVARFPFTNTIQQKPPLILQVLTARMAAHTAPKFLKPKGTISTTIAMLGEELILECFAAGVPTPFIKWTKDWEEMSMTGKKLENFNKTLKIKNVSMDDGGDYICTASNRMGSLDHVITVRVKSVPFWVEKPESLVLSRDDSGSIVCRADGIPRPQIQWLVNGEPISDAPKSPGRQVSGDTLTFRAVVPDSAAVFQCNASNQYGYIMANAFLAVMDMRPRLLGPRDELIKTTEGNHTHLDCPYFGSPQPDLRWSKGGLGTLEGSRHIILPNGTLEIRNTKLQDQGSYVCVASNVIGRDEKEVQLEVKEPIKIIRAPHNTVVIRGSLARFDCKIKFDPTLDVTVTWLKDKKFLILGRRMTKDEDSLSIADVYRRDEGVYTCRVKSELEEVTASAKLTVMDRPDPPSDLEISDPSERSVRLTWVPGLSNHSPVKEYLVQYTEDLLADYWLLPSGWRNLSSYPGNLNSVILQLTPFVEYRFRVIAVNGIGPSKPSWPSEYYQTGGAVPDAIPRNIQGMGSGVFRNNMEISWEPLEYREWNGPKLGYMVWWRRRDSREEWKNYTTYWWCSYIIYDTDTFTPYEIKVQAVNFFGYGPESPVVIGYSGEDRPVAAPSDLEVSDIEDSTLTVHWEPVSRADIMGEIKEYKVYYWRESSRLPWHIVSRRIKTKSFKANGPRLSGTLTGLVPYSNYRMYIVVANNRYEGPPSNTIEFQTPEGVPSIPRSFRIMHRHYDTIYLDWEEPAEPNGILTGYILKYQTLNVTLADRIQVEYIPPNITYFSLRRFDRYTRYKFSLAAQTEVGVGEAFTEESPHFTTEEYTRDQVDIVTQGWFIGLMCAVALLVLIMLVVFFIKRSRGGKYPVRDKRDFALETLDDRENGTFDYRITRVPTMPYTRREEESRQGRSQGAVEHIGRRTNSDDSLMEYGEGEEIEFNEDGSFIGEYTGVSKRNMDRSPYHDSSEPTSPVAIYSFA comes from the exons ATGAGAGCCCTGAAGTGTTGGAGGATTCTTGCCATACTTACTATCCTACAGCAAACATGGATTTTAGCCATGGAAATTCCTCCTGATG TCAGGCAGCCTCCAATGATCTTTAAAGAGAGTCCTCAAGACTACATAGTAGATCCAGTTGACCCTATTGTAGTGGAGTGTGAAGCAACAGGGAATCCACCTCCAGT CTTCACATGGACACGTAATGGAGTGTACCTGAATGTGGCTCGAGATCCTCAGGTCAGCATGAGGTGGCGTTCTGGCACATTAGAGATTTTTTTCTATGGTCGTCCTGATGACTATGAGGGTGTCTATCAGTGCACGGCGACTAATGAGTTTGGCTCTGCTCTGTCCAGTTACATCAATCTGCGTGTCTCCA AGGCCCGTACATGGTTGAAGGAGTATCTGGAGCCAGTCTCAGTGGTGGTTGGACTTCCTCTCATCCTTCCCTGCAATCCTCCTGTAGGTCCTCCAAAACCTGACACTTACTGGCTGAACAGCA CCATGGCACCAATCCGTCAGGACCGTCGAGTATCAAAGGCAGAGAATGGAGATCTGTACTTCTCCAGTATTGTAGCAGATGATGCACTTACAAACTATGTCTGTGTTGCGCGGTTCCCCTTCACAAACACCATCCAGCAGAAACCGCCCCTCATTCTGCAGGTGCTTACAG CTCGCATGGCAGCCCATACGGCACCCAAGTTTTTGAAACCCAAAGGAACCATCAGCACAACCATTGCAATGCTGGGGGAAGAGCTTATTTTGGAGTGTTTTGCTGCTGGAGT TCCGACTCCCTTCATCAAATGGACTAAAGATTGGGAGGAGATGTCCATGACAGGAAAGAAGTTGGAAAACTTTAATAAGACACTTAAAATAAAGAACGTCTCTATGGATGATGGAGGAGACTACATCTGCACCGCTTCAAACAGGATGGGCAGCCTGGACCACGTCATCACTGTCAGGGTCAAAT CGGTTCCATTCTGGGTGGAGAAGCCTGAGAGTCTGGTTTTGTCTCGTGATGACAGCGGTAGTATAGTGTGTAGAGCTGATGGAATTCCTCGACCCCAGATACAGTGGCTGGTTAATGGAGAGCCAATCAGTG ATGCTCCTAAGAGTCCAGGCAGACAGGTTTCAGGAGACACtttgacattcagggctgtggTTCCAGACAGCGCTGCTGTGTTCCAATGCAATGCTTCAAACCAGTACGGCTATATCATGGCAAACGCTTTCTTGGCTGTAATGG ATATGAGACCTCGCCTGTTAGGTCCCAGAGATGAACTCATTAAAACAACTGAAGGCAATCATACTCATTTAGACTGCCCATATTTTGGGTCTCCGCAACCTGACCTGCGTTG GTCAAAAGGAGGACTAGGTACCTTAGAGGGAAGTCGTCATATAATTCTTCCAAATGGTACACTGGAAATCAGAAATACAAAGCTACAAGATCAGGGAAGCTATGTGTGTGTTGCCAGCAACGTCATTGGACGAGATGAGAAGGAGGTCCAAttagaggtcaaag agcCAATTAAAATCATCCGTGCCCCACACAATACTGTAGTCATAAGAGGAAGTCTGGCTCGCTTTGATTGTAAGATTAAATTTGACCCGACTCTGGATGTCACTGTCACTTGGCTTAAGGACAAGAAGTTCTTGATCTTAGGAAGGAG AATGACCAAGGATGAGGATTCTCTGAGCATTGCTGACGTGTACAGAAGAGATGAAGGCGTCTACACCTGCAGGGTTAAAAGTGAACTGGAGGAGGTCACTGCCTCAGCCAAACTCACTGTGATGG ATCGTCCAGACCCGCCCAGTGACCTAGAGATATCAGACCCATCAGAGAGGAGCGTTAGACTCACCTGGGTACCAGGACTGAGCAACCACAGTCCTGTTAAAg AGTACCTGGTTCAATATACCGAAGATCTCCTTGCAGACTATTGGCTGCTGCCAAGCGGCTGGAGGAACCTGTCCAGCTACCCAGGGAACCTAAACTCTGTCATTTTACAGCTGACACCGTTTGTAGAGTACAGATTCCGGGTCATCGCTGTAAACGGTATAGGTCCCAGTAAACCCAGCTGGCCATCTGAATACTACCAGACAGGAGGAGCTG TGCCTGATGCCATCCCAAGAAACATCCAAGGAATGGGAAGTGGAGTGTTCAGAAATAACATGGAGATCAGCTGGGAG CCACTGGAGTACAGAGAATGGAATGGACCGAAACTGGGCTACATGGTTTGGTGGAGACGAAGGGATTCAAGGGAGGAGTGGAAGAACTATACAACATACTGGTGGTGTAGCTACATCATCTATGACACTGACACCTTCACACCCTATGAGATTAAAGTTCAGGCCGTCAACTTCTTCGGCTATGGCCCAGAATCCCCTGTTGTGATTGGCTACTCTGGGGAGGACC GTCCTGTTGCCGCTCCATCTGACCTGGAAGTGTCAGACATCGAGGACTCAACGCTGACAGTCCATTGGGAACCAGTGTCACGAGCTGACATCATGGGTGAAATAAAGGAGTACAAA GTTTATTATTGGAGAGAGAGCAGTCGCCTGCCCTGGCACATTGTGAGCAGGAGGATTAAGACCAAGAGTTTTAAAGCTAATGGACCTCGTTTGTCTGGGACCCTGACTGGTCTTGTACCGTATAGTAACTACAGGATGTATATTGTAGTGGCCAATAATCGCTATGAGGGTCCGCCCAGTAACACCATTGAGTTTCAGACACCTGAAGGAG TGCCCTCAATTCCCAGATCATTCAGAATCATGCACCGGCACTATGACACCATTTACCTGGACTGGGAAGAACCTGCAGAACCCAATGGCATTCTGACCGGATATATTCTCAAATATCAGACAT TGAACGTCACTCTGGCTGACAGAATCCAGGTTGAATACATTCCTCCGAACATCACCTATTTCTCCCTGCGGCGATTTGACCGTTACACGCGATACAAGTTCTCACTGGCAGCACAAACCGAGGTTGGAGTCGGGGAGGCGTTCACAGAGGAATCACCCCATTTTACAACTGAGG AATATACCCGGGATCAAGTGGACATTGTGACGCAGGGTTGGTTCATTGGCTTAATGTGTGCAGTCGCTCTCCTCGTTCTTATCATGCTCGTAGTCTTTTTCATCAAGAGGAGCCGAGGAGGAAAGTACCCAG tGCGGGACAAGAGGGACTTTGCACTGGAGACATTGGATGATAGAGAGAATGGAACGTTTGATTACAG GATAACACGAGTGCCCACAATGCCCTATACCAGACG TGAGGAAGAAAGTCGACAGGGACGAAGTCAAGGTGCGGTCGAGCACATTGGCAGGAGAACGAACAGTGACGACAGCCTCATGGAGTACGGTGAGGGCGAAGAGATCGAGTTTAACGAGGATGGCTCCTTCATCGGCGAGTACACAGGCGTCAGTAAGAGGAACATGGACAGGAGCCCGTACCATGACAGCTCTGAACCCACGTCTCCGGTGGCCATCTACTCTTTTGCTTAG